In Phaeodactylum tricornutum CCAP 1055/1 chromosome 10, whole genome shotgun sequence, a single genomic region encodes these proteins:
- a CDS encoding predicted protein, with product MSSSASSAAPAPGKESTQPSFREILNKSAASAVRGGTAGAVAMGANVAALMWMRTTINYQYRNGTSFPVALRALYADGGIPRFYRGVLPALAQGPLSRFGDTAANTGILTMLNSLDATKDINIGFKTVAASTAAALFRIVIMPIDTVKTTMQVTGKFSNVVDKVKVNGPFALYNGSLAAASATFVGHYPWFATYNFLSEKIPKQDTQLAELGRRAIMGFCSSAISDTCSNSIRVVKVYKQSHPEQLTYAKVVSNVLQESGVRGLFFRGLETKILANGLQGILFSILWKHFEEALFPKK from the exons ATGTCATCCTCTGCTTCGTCGGCTGCTCCGGCACCGGGCAAGGAATCGACACAACCCAGTTTTCGGGAAATCCTCAACAAATCCGCCGCCAGTGCCGTCCGCGGTGGTACCGCCGGAGCTGTTGCCATGGGAGCCAATGTTGCTGCACTCATGTGGATGCGCACTACG ATCAACTACCAGTACCGCAATGGTACCAGTTTCCCCGTCGCACTCCGGGCGCTCTACGCCGACGGCGGGATTCCTCGTTTCTACCGGGGGGTCCTGCCCGCCTTGGCCCAGGGACCCCTCAGTCGCTTTGGTGACACGGCGGCCAATACTGGTATCCTTACCATGCTCAACTCCCTGGACGCCACCAAGGATATCAACATTGGCTTCAAGACCGTAGCGGcgtccaccgccgccgccttgTTCCGCATCGTCATTATGCCCATTGATACCGTCAAAACAACCATGCAAGTCACCGGAAAATTCTCCAACGTGGTGGACAAGGTCAAAGTCAACGGGCCCTTTGCCTTGTACAATGGATCCTTGGCAGCCGCCAGTGCCACTTTTGTGGGACACTACCC TTGGTTCGCCACGTACAactttttgtcggaaaagatTCCGAAACAGGATACGCAATTGGCCGAACTCGGTCGCCGCGCCATTATGGGATTTTGCTCGAGTGCCATTTCCGACACTTGTTCCAACAGCATCCGTGTCGTCAAGGTCTACAAACAGTCCCATCCCGAACAACTGACCTACGCGAAAGTAGTAAGCAACGTCTTGCAGGAGTCTGGGGTCCGGGGCTTGTTCTTTCGCGGATTGGAAACCAAAATTTTGGCCAACGGATTACAGGGTATCCTGTTTTCGATTTTGTGGAAGCATTTTGAAGAAGCCCTCTTTCCCAAGAAGTAG
- a CDS encoding predicted protein, with the protein MRYSSRQPRALRKRSPSTEIDIKMQRSNPASLGVSVMIALAITLATESMHDSVTLLAIPWITGGLPGPWGVVSAWVPTVTFPSTSARTRQNQGQDLAFSSVTTTTCWLAKRNKKQAANQDADDLDRWYGSVNADASPDDVFWEEMQRQRLLAQVGDAVNANLPDPVAAIGATNTNTNSLNNPDSLNTSPYPTTTTTSSSSFVPSPLSSSPRSGSNINLAINTPAARSVEATLSEYEAFSLTDNWLDDELAWMMQEDFVLHEGDPNAHVKSLDEQIEEWELSEDGNMTDEDDLTDSDNAWMQSDDPWDHWGVSEEEQQRALRVSNKADEFLFDSDADDREDSAQQEADFWSRVQGTGIKSRRLERARGNAKAQAFFSREPDDTEGYDRLWVSAIDNVCFKNLVGTFRNYGVQFADNFGDWKDASVQDGLLTIEDVASFKARRVHNVTGLPCIASRTSFEIEPVPELNTGSGSGSPRPSSRSTVINTNPRVTSGYRFNDIGMHVDYVCDALRPLSEPTRVTRFKTCLCYYDGEVEVFDYGVCDCDLLFADSMRTFIPMSQAINEMVKTLELTFGLEYQRWLQSRLSQAMSGIDGASMKLRDRVLKEGKVLPNDIIDVSAFMDSKIDVNLMDECAEELASRFVSQKPSKILTVATTGLVIALPMAKYLQVPVVYARKERNVVMADTYKASYSSKTVGQFRELLVSKSHLDEDDRILIIDDFLSSGASQEALLQLVFDAGATAVGVGVLLEKVYDSGRQSLSGFDIPIHSMCRVASVESGVIQMVEEEGFDLMQKSSQQEAL; encoded by the coding sequence ATGAGATACAGCAGTCGCCAACCGCGAGCATTGCGGAAACGATCACCATCGACAGAGATCGACATTAAGATGCAACGATCAAATCCAGCCTCACTGGGTGTTTCCGTAATGATCGCGTTAGCGATCACGTTGGCGACGGAGTCAATGCACGACTCCGTTACTCTCCTTGCCATCCCTTGGATCACTGGTGGCCTTCCTGGCCCTTGGGGAGTCGTCTCTGCGTGGGTGCCAACAGTGACGTTCCCATCCACCTCCGCAAGAACCCGGCAGAATCAGGGCCAGGACTTGGCCTTTTCCTCcgtgacaacgacgacgtgtTGGCTCGCCAAACGCAACAAGAAACAGGCCGCCAATCAGGACGCCGACGATCTCGATCGATGGTACGGATCGGTCAACGCCGACGCATCGCCCGACGACGTCTTTTGGGAAGAAATGCAACGGCAACGACTGCTCGCGCAAGTCGGTGACGCCGTCAATGCCAATCTCCCCGACCCCGTCGCGGCGATCGGTGCaaccaacaccaacacgaATAGTCTCAACAACCCCGATAGTCTCAATACTAGTCCCTACCCAACCACCACTaccacgtcgtcgtcgtcctttGTTCCCTCCCCCCTATCCTCCTCGCCACGTTCCGGAAGCAATATCAACCTTGCCATCAATACACCAGCCGCCCGGAGTGTGGAAGCGACCCTTTCCGAGTACGAAGCGTTCTCCCTGACCGATAATTGGTTGGACGATGAATTGGCTTGGATGATGCAGGAGGATTTCGTCTTGCACGAGGGAGACCCCAATGCTCACGTCAAATCACTCGACGAGCAAATTGAAGAATGGGAACTATCGGAAGACGGCAACATGACCGATGAAGACGATCTGACTGATTCCGACAATGCGTGGATGCAAAGTGACGACCCGTGGGATCACTGGGGAGTCTCGGAAGAAGAGCAACAAAGAGCCTTACGTGTGTCCAACAAAGCCGACGAATTTTTGTTCGATAGTGACGCCGACGATCGAGAAGACTCGGCTCAGCAAGAAGCCGACTTTTGGTCGCGAGTACAAGGTACCGGAATCAAGTCGCGCCGACTCGAACGGGCTCGTGGAAACGCCAAAGCGCAAGCTTTCTTTTCCCGCGAACCCGATGACACTGAAGGGTACGATCGGCTCTGGGTGTCGGCTATAGACAACGTCTGCTTCAAAAACCTTGTCGGTACCTTCCGTAATTACGGCGTACAGTTTGCCGACAACTTCGGGGATTGGAAGGATGCCTCGGTGCAGGATGGACTCTTGACGATCGAAGACGTGGCGTCCTTTAAGGCTCGACGAGTGCACAACGTAACGGGGCTTCCCTGTATTGCGAGTCGAACCAGTTTCGAAATTGAACCCGTTCCCGAACTCAACACCGGAAGCGGCTCAGGATCACCGCGCCCCTCTAGCCGCTCCACCGTCATCAATACTAATCCCCGTGTCACCTCGGGATACCGCTTCAACGATATTGGTATGCACGTTGATTACGTATGCGACGCCCTGCGTCCCTTGTCGGAACCCACGCGAGTCACGCGCTTCAAAACCTGTCTATGTTACTACGATGGAGAAGTCGAGGTCTTTGATTACGGAGTCTGCGATTGTGATTTACTTTTTGCGGACTCGATGCGCACTTTCATTCCAATGTCGCAAGCCATCAACGAAATGGTCAAAACGCTGGAGTTGACCTTTGGACTAGAGTACCAGCGCTGGTTGCAATCGCGGTTGAGTCAGGCCATGTCCGGCATTGATGGAGCTAGTATGAAACTCCGCGACCGAGTACTAAAAGAAGGCAAAGTACTTCCGAACGACATTATTGACGTTTCGGCTTTTATGGATTCCAAAATTGATGTCAACCTCATGGACGAGTGTGCAGAGGAATTAGCAAGCCGCTTTGTGTCACAGaagccttccaaaattctCACCGTTGCCACGACGGGTCTCGTGATTGCCTTGCCCATGGCCAAGTATTTGCAAGTTCCGGTAGTGTACGCGCGGAAGGAGCGAAACGTGGTCATGGCGGACACGTACAAGGCCAGCTATTCGAGTAAAACGGTGGGACAATTTCGGGAGTTGCTCGTCTCCAAGTCGCATTTGGACGAGGATGATCGAATTTTGATCATTGACGATTTTTTGTCGAGCGGAGCTTCACAGGAGGCGTTGCTCCAGCTGGTTTTTGATGCTGGTGCTACGGCGGTCGGCGTAGGAGTCTTGCTCGAAAAGGTCTACGACTCTGGTCGGCAATCGCTTTCGGGGTTTGATATTCCGATCCACAGCATGTGCCGAGTGGCGTCGGTAGAAAGTGGCGTTATTCAGAtggtcgaagaagaaggatTCGATCTCATGCAAAAGTCGTCCCAACAAGAAGCGCTGTAA
- the hUbc6 gene encoding predicted protein, with product MSKSPSLRRIQADVRELALDPSDRYNASPLENDMFEWHFTIRGADGTDFEGGIYHGRILLPPEYPFKPPHIMFLTPSGRFETNTKICLSFSAYHPELWQPAWGIRLILEALISFLPTPSDGAIGALNWSSKERKRIAKLSQDYCCANCGKIASLLPELDSAQKQQATKNRFEREILELQRMQSQAHQPDSTILKQVDTQGSDASTEDNGGGAVMDSDTNMAPLVDEDVILSPRTGAMERLNDDMHVSSGSVEVPNERSGIPAASVPDMNEREPNVRIQEPTPTDQQQAPAALNEPLVPVVREEEESGARQLPEEKVSILTDATLQAAIIILSAICFLLTRKILRIVDEIRVLEES from the exons atGAGCAAGTCTCCTTCTCTCCGTCGTATTCAAGCCGACGTTCGTGAATTGGCGTTGGATCCTTCGGATCGTTACAATGCGTCGCCTCTGGAAAACGACATGTTCGAATG GCACTTTACTATTCGTGGtgccgacggtacggatTTCGAAGGGGGCATTTACCACGGTAGAATTTTGTTGCCTCCGGAATATCCCTTCAAGCCTCCTCATATTATGTTCCTAACACCGTCGGGTCGCTTCGAAACCAACACGAAGATTTGTCTTTCGTTTTCAGCTTATCACCCAGAATTATGGCAACCAGCCTGGGGGATTCGTCTCATCCTAGAAGCACTCATCAGTTTCTTACCAACACCTTCCGACGGAGCCATTGGTGCGTTGAACTGGAGTAGCAAAGAACGCAAGCGTATTGCCAAGCTATCGCAAGACTACTGCTGTGCAAATTGTGGGAAAATTGCCTCTTTGCTACCCGAGTTGGACAGCGCCCAGAAACAACAGGCCACAAAAAATCGCTTTGAACGAGAAATTTTGGAACTACAGCGCATGCAGTCGCAGGCTCACCAGCCGGATAGTACAATTTTGAAACAGGTAGATACCCAGGGTTCAGACGCATCAACCGAAGACAATGGAGGAGGCGCGGTTATGGATAGCGATACGAACATGGCACCCctcgtggacgaagatgtCATACTCTCGCCGCGAACAGGAGCAATGGAGCGTTTGAACGATGACATGCATGTCTCGAGCGGCTCTGTCGAAGTACCAAACGAACGCAGTGGAATACCAGCAGCAAGTGTTCCGGATATGAACGAAAGGGAACCAAACGTACGGATACAGGAACCAACTCCGACGGATCAGCAGCAAGCACCCGCGGCATTAAACGAGCCGCTCGTTCCCGTAGTAAGAGAGGAGGAGGAGTCAGGCGCACGGCAACTaccggaagaaaaagtcTCGATCTTGACCGATGCTACGCTTCAAGCCGCTATTATCATCTTGTCAGCCATTTGCTTTTTATTGACTCGCAAAATTCTGCGTATTGTGGATGAGATTCGAGTATTGGAAGAGTCATAA
- a CDS encoding predicted protein: MKAFQGVTRTAFLGFFSSHIVFTVIVDLQALLPATLFPTPLRNLLAWYTATLKDPLMSDPPLWFQSLICFELVIQLPFFCTACYYLTKYRVLYPDKFRIACIAYSAHACTSMGPILASLATATALSTVERAVLVNLYLPYLIFPAWLLLASVFSSVPTERPKIY; this comes from the coding sequence ATGAAAGCGTTTCAAGGTGTCACACGAACAGCCTTTTTGGGATTTTTCTCGTCCCATATTGTGTTTACCGTCATTGTCGATTTGCAAGCGCTGCTGCCGGCAACTCTCTTTCCCACACCACTCCGAAACTTACTGGCATGGTATACTGCGACCTTGAAAGACCCACTCATGTCTGATCCACCGCTGTGGTTCCAATCGCTCATTTGCTTCGAACTCGTGATACAGTTGCCCTTTTTCTGCACGGCCTGCTACTATCTGACCAAGTACCGTGTGCTGTACCCGGACAAGTTTCGGATTGCGTGCATCGCCTACAGTGCACACGCATGCACTTCCATGGGACCCATATTGGCGTCGCTAGCTACCGCCACAGCCTTGAGCACGGTCGAACGAGCCGTACTCGTCAATCTTTACCTACCTTATTTGATCTTTCCGGCctggttgttgttggcttCCGTATTTTCTTCCGTGCCCACCGAAAGACCCAAGATTTATTGA